The Cervus elaphus chromosome 9, mCerEla1.1, whole genome shotgun sequence genomic interval CGGTATGTTGCCATTTGCCACCCATTACGATACTCAATCCTCATGAGCCAGAAAATCTGTTGTCTCATGGCTGTTTCTTCTTGGGTTGTTGGTTCTTCTGATGGCATAATTATTATTGCAGTTGCATTGTCCTTCCCATATTGTGGTTCCCGGGAAATACCCCACTTTTTCTGTGATGTCCCTGCCCTTCTCACTCTCTCATGCACTAACACATTGTTATTTGAAAGGTTAATGTTTATTTGCTGTGTAATTATGCTTCTTTTCCCTGTAGCAGTCATTATTGCTTCCTATGTCCATGTTATTATGGCTGTCATTCGCATGGGATCTGGAGAGGGTCGCCGCAAAGCTTTTGCTACCTGTTCTTCCCACCTCATGGTGGTGGGAATGTATTATGGAGCCGCCATGTTCATATATATGCGGCCTGTGTCTGATCGATCCCCTACCCAGGACAAGATGGTATCAGCCTTCTACACCATCCTCACTCCCATGCTGAATCCCCTCATCTACAGCCTCCGAAACAAGGAAGTGGCCAGAGCATTCATGAAGGTGTTAGGAAAGGGCAAGTCTGAAGAACAAATTGcctaattaacttttttttgcagttttgttttatgcttaaatttatttatttaaccaatgTAATTTAGCACTCAATATTTACCCATCTTTTTAccaaaaaatttataaacaaacaGACAAGCTTCCAGTTcagtcagttctgttcagtcgctcagccgtgtctgaccctttgcgaccccatgaatcacagcatgccaggcctcccttccatcacaaactcctggagtttactcaaactcatgtccatggagtcagtgatgccatccagccatctcatcctctgtcgtccccttctccttctgccccaaattcctcccagcatcagggtcttttccaatgagtcaa includes:
- the LOC122700776 gene encoding olfactory receptor 2M3-like, which translates into the protein MAWENHTFNSNFILLGIFDHSPTHIFLFSLVLGIFTVAFMGNTIMVLLIYLDTQLHTPMYLLLSQLSFMDLMLICTTVPKMTFNYLSGKKSISLAGCGTQIFLYVSLLGAECFLLAAMAYDRYVAICHPLRYSILMSQKICCLMAVSSWVVGSSDGIIIIAVALSFPYCGSREIPHFFCDVPALLTLSCTNTLLFERLMFICCVIMLLFPVAVIIASYVHVIMAVIRMGSGEGRRKAFATCSSHLMVVGMYYGAAMFIYMRPVSDRSPTQDKMVSAFYTILTPMLNPLIYSLRNKEVARAFMKVLGKGKSEEQIA